A window of the Echeneis naucrates chromosome 3, fEcheNa1.1, whole genome shotgun sequence genome harbors these coding sequences:
- the tmem276b gene encoding transmembrane protein 178B → MAAMKILTSTGLFLAFCALGLLAMAICTDYWYETDARRHRERCKNYANKRNDPGYIYISNHNLPLQMPPKTPERKASGPEAAPVLVREKRHFLAAASSIESHCSRQFNSTISGLWRKCHREGFDLETEDLIYKGIIQRCTPVKYHYSSSILPRNLPINITKTIRQDEWHALHLRRMTAGFVGMAVSIILFGWIIGVLGCCQQHDLMQYVAGLLFLMGGTCCIISLCTCVAGINFELSRYPRYMYGLPEDISHGYGWSMFCAWGGLGLTLLAGFLCTLAPSLSTPTRTATHKPRQENGTV, encoded by the exons ATGGCCGCTATGAAAATATTAACCAGCACGGGGCTCTTCTTGGCTTTCTGTGCGCTGGGGCTGCTCGCCATGGCCATTTGCACCGACTATTGGTACGAGACCGACGCGAGGAGACATCGGGAGAGGTGTAAAAACTATGCCAACAAGCGAAACGATCCGGGCTACATCTACATTTCCAACCACAACCTCCCCCTCCAGATGCCTCCCAAGACCCCGGAGAGGAAAGCTAGCGGCCCGGAGGCTGCTCCGGTGCTCGTCAGGGAGAAGCGGCACTTTCTGGCCGCGGCGTCGTCCATAGAGTCTCACTGCAGCCGGCAGTTTAACTCCACCATCTCCGGACTGTGGAGGAAGTGTCACCGGGAGGGCTTCGACCTGGAGACCGAGGACCTTATTTACAAAG GAATCATTCAAAGATGTACTCCAGTCAAGTATCACTACTCTTCGTCCATCCTCCCACGAAATTTACCTATCAACATCACAAAGACCATACGACAGGATGAGTGGCATGCACTCC ATCTAAGACGAATGACGGCTGGATTTGTGGGCATGGCTGTGTCCATCATTCTCTTTGGCTGGATCATTGGAGTGCTGGGATGCTGCCAGCAGCATGACCTCATGCAATATGTAGCTGGACTACTCTTTCTCATGGGAG GAACATGCTGCATCATCTCCTTGTGCACATGTGTGGCAGGAATCAACTTTGAGCTATCCCGCTATCCTCGCTACATGTACGGCCTCCCTGAGGACATTAGCCATGGCTATGGCTGGTCCATGTTTTGTGCCTGGGGGGGTCTTGGTCTCACGTTGCTGGCTGGCTTCCTCTGCACCTTGGCCCCATCCCTGAGCACGCCCACTCGCACAGCGACCCACAAGCCGAGGCAAGAGAACGGAACCGTGTGA
- the slc39a13 gene encoding LOW QUALITY PROTEIN: zinc transporter ZIP13 (The sequence of the model RefSeq protein was modified relative to this genomic sequence to represent the inferred CDS: inserted 2 bases in 2 codons) yields the protein MKGGNCRMPSWAVAALFXVTLLMVTSXKMTQTAMAQATATATGPGPSLTSDFPGLQAVLDLLANEHAHVWLLSLVGSVAVGLSGIFPLLVIPIKAGAALKTEAGCQKLKQLLSFAIGGLLGDVFLHLLPEAWALSDTSAGKQNHYKTQGLWVIVGLLAFLLLEKIFPDQDSHEDPTSKSDLNCNSATQSISFFSEKAVASLRNGHHAESWKSSKQQSLQKRSEKIKISGYLNLLANCIDNFTHGLAVAGSFLISKKVGFLTTFAILLHEIPHEVGDFAILLRAGFDRWSAARMQLSTALVGILGACFALCTQSPKGTENATAWILPFTSGGFLYIALVNVVPDLLHEASLRQSVLQILLIFCGVAVMAVLSAIVD from the exons ATGAAAGGTGGAAACTGTAGGATGCCCAGCTGGGCTGTCGCTGCTCTGT AAGTTACCCTGCTGATGGTAACCT AGAAGATGACACAAACAGCTATGGCTCAAGCAACAGCTACAgcaacaggaccaggacctaGCTTGACCAGTGACTTCCCAGGCCTCCAGGCAGTATTAGACCTCTTAGCCAATGAGCATGCTCATGTGTGGCTCCTGTCCCTGGTGGGTTCTGTTGCTGTAGGGCTCAGCGGGATCTTCCCCCTGCTTGTCATTCCCATTAAGGCTGGAGCAGCCCTCAAAACAGAAG ctgGATGCCAGAAGTTGAAGCAGCTCTTGAGCTTTGCTATTGGTGGTCTGCTTGGTGATGTATTTCTTCACCTCCTTCCTGAAGCTTGGGCACTGTCTGACACTTCAG CTGGTAAACAAAACCACTATAAGACCCAAGGTTTGTGGGTAATAGTTGGCCTGTTGGCCTTCCTTCTCTTAGAGAAGATCTTTCCAGATCAAGATAGCCATGAGGATCCAACTTCAAAATCAGACCTGAATTGTAACTCTGCT ACACAGTCTATTTCATTTTTTAGTGAAAAGGCAGTGGCATCACTCAGAAATGGCCACCATGCTGAGTCATGGAAATCCTCCAAGCAACAGAGTCTGCAGAAAAGATCAGAGAAAATCAAG ATAAGTGGGTATTTAAACCTATTGGCCAACTGCATTGACAATTTCACTCATGGACTGGCAGTAGCAGGGAGTTTCCTGATCAGTAAAAAG GTTGGATTCCTCACCACATTTGCTATCTTGCTCCATGAAATCCCCCATGAG GTGGGAGACTTTGCCATTCTGCTGAGAGCCGGGTTTGACCGATGGAGTGCGGCTCGCATGCAGCTTTCTACAGCGCTGGTTGGCATCTTGGGAGCTTGCTTTGCTCTGTGCACTCAGTCTCCAAAAGGCACAG AAAATGCAACTGCCTGGATATTGCCTTTTACTTCTGGGGGCTTTCTCTACATAGCCCTGGTGAATGTGGTCCCTGACCTGCTACATGAGGCCAGTTTAAG GCAGTCTGTGTTGCAGATCCTGCTCATCTTCTGTGGTGTTGCTGTCATGGCTGTCCTTTCTGCCATTGTTGACTGA